TCCGAGTAAGGTAAAGTGTGGCTTATGGTGGATTTGATTGTGCTCCGTTTGTAggtgtaagaaaaaaaatatcagtgaTCATTAAATGTTAGTGTTGTAAAAAAAGTCTTTTACTCCATGTAGCTATGAAAATAACCTGAATGTACGCTGATGCCGTTATCCTTCCTCTGCAGCGCCCCAGTGCCCGTGTAGCAGCTAACATGCTACATCTTAGCCTCTGGGGTCGAAGGGCCTTGGCCAATCAGGACAGTGCTGGCATGAAGAAGCTGGCTGATTGGTTGCTGTGCCAGTCTGCTGTGGTTCTCCTGAAGGGCTGCAGTGGACCTGGTGGGAACCGGGTGGAGGCGGAGCTTCAGAGAAGCTTCCTGGCCAACCTGGACCTGGAAGAGCTGCGCTCTGCTGTAGGCTTCCTCCTCTACGGGCGAGAGCTGCACCGGGCCCGTATTCTGTCTGCATAGGTTCATTCAAACATAACTCAGAGCTAGTGGTGTGGATTTATCAGAGTTTAAAGTCTGATCTTTCTCTCATAGACAAACATATACTTTATAATCGTTTGGATTTTAGTATTAAATCACTGTATTTGGAAGCTGAAGTTCATCGTGATCGACCATCAGTTTGCTTTAGCATGTGAAGCACATTTAAATTCaccctttttttgtgtgtgtgcacctcCAAACTCCCTGATGCTGATCTGTATTTCCCACAATATGTTTACAGTGGTTTGtgaatttcttttcatttattatttctgcAGAGTAAAAAAGCATCTCTAAATGCCCCTCGTGCATAATGCATTATGGATTAATGAGGTTGTTGGTGAAGAAATAacctgtttttaattatttatttagagtCTGGAAAGGTATCCCTGACTAATGCAGATCCTGTtatgttttctaaaattaaaaaaaaaagctgtaatgcACTTTATTTACCAGGTAAAAACCCCACACTCACCTTTTACATCTGTGTAGGTGACTTGGACTGGTGAAAGTGGAAACCAGTCCAgatattttaagtaaaacagtgtttttatatttgtttgtgtCACTGTGTAGGGGTGATATTAACTATGTTTCTGGTAATACTTATAGAATTAACAGAAAAACCTTCCAGAAAGTAAACCAGGATCATCCAGAGGGCTGACCAACCTGAGGGAGGTGATTGGTCCTTGTTTGCACTTTATGTCCAGATTTGCACCTCTGACAATTATAGTCATGACTTGATTGTTTAAGATATTCTAAATTTAAAGAGACTTAATATTTCTGCTATGATTTACCAAAAATAAGTAGTCTTGTGAGGACAGATTGCTTGAAGAGGTGGGGGAGGAAATGGTACATCGTTTTGTACAAAAATCATgagattttttaaagaaagttttagaaataaaatgtttgtgaaaGGCCTgaatgtgtggtgtgtgttttGTCAAGATTAACAGAATTTTTGTGTTCAAGTGTTAAAAATTTTTACCTaaattaaagtgtttttctAATATCTATAGCAGGTTTAAGGGATGTAtgtgtgttatttattaatttgacCATTTACTAttaatttttttgcatttatttactattttcctTTGGGATAaaattttttgttattgtggGAAAGTGTAcactttacacttttttttagtACACATGACAAATTATACAAACATACAGAGGGAAaatgacaagaataaaaataggTATGttgtagaaagaaaattatgataaaataaatattctaaTAGTGAACAGAATAGAAAATCTTAATTGTCCTTGCACATTAGGTACAGAAAGAAGCTGCAGTGTTTAACACTGAGTATAAATACAGgagaataaatataaatgcattCATATACACATTTTACATTCAGGATATAAAGTGTTCACAGTTTTTATGCCCCAGGATATCagctgttttcagtgtgtttgtccttttttaaGCATCTACCTCCTGCCAGAGGGCATGGGGTTAGGTCGGTGCTGTTCTGGGTGTAAGGGCTCAGCAACAATTTCCCTCACCCTTCTCAGATGTGATggaggtgtcttccagaaaggGTAAGCAAGCTAGTGATGCTTTGGACAGTTTTTATGACCCtctgcacattttttttgtctgtcattGAGCGGGTAGCATACCAAGCAGCAGTTTGTGAGGACATTCTTGaaaatgaaaagtgctttatgtaTCACAGAGGGAGAGTTCAGTGTTgttatagttttgtttgtttgttttttcaggatCTGCTGTAAAAAGCCACCAGTAGCTTCTCCCCCAGGTTGTTTCTTCTCAGGACCCTTTGTAAGTGAAGTCTCTgggcctttttttttcccactgcaATTGTGTTGGCAGACCAGGAGAGGTCCTCAGAATGAGAATGAGAATAATGTGAATTCTGTCATCTTTTTTGTTCTGCCGGCGTAAAGCAGTAAATTGTGTTGGGAACACCATCCTGCAAGGCTTTTGACCTCCTTGTCTTGCTTCTCCATACCTTCCAGTAATGAGGCAGATGATTGTGGTATCATCAGCTAATTTAAAGATGAAGATTATGTAATGGTGACAAgataataatgattaaaaaaaactagaggGACAAAATGATGTGACTAAAAATTTattctgaactttttttttttcgtcatAAGCTCTATTGAGCTAACAGGATCAGGCAGCAACCGCCTTCATTTGAACTTGAACCAGTCTGCGTTTACATGGATTTCTGTTGGAAGACTGAGACTCACAGCACAGATACAAATCTGCATGCCTCTTGTTTCAGACTAGCCCCATTGGTGAGATGATGAGGTGCTTGTGCTCTAATTAAGGCCTTTAATGAAGGTTTGAAGGTGGAGTGTAGATCTGATTGACAGCTACAAGGTTTAAATGTCAGCTTATCTAAGCAGCTGCATGCAGCATGTAGTTTTCCTGAATCTGTAGTGATTGAGGCCAATCTACAACGTGCTCTCTGATAAAATTAGACTTCAaattgatgtatcttgatcaggagatgtggaaaaattggctttcaggcaaaaatgtctctggacgctgacttgaataataaaaagaagtttattacaaatgttcagacatcaaaacagatttctgcagcaaaatctggaggtcccaaagccagaacgaagacctaaagacctgatgtgtcgttctgtcttatatagggtttaaacaaagaaaattcctcagtcctgtgtcctccaatcatatagtttgcctataggatgcttatttgcatggaatgcatgttcttgtgtcaatccagtctgtaggacagagaaccttatatggtaaaaacctgagtgtgtaccatacaaatgctatgcttagacaCCTCAAAATCACCCTAGAAAACCCCATGCTGTAGCCTCATGTTGGCTCAGAAATGACATCAAAGTACTTTAAatcagaataattttttttaagtacttaCTACATTCAGCACCCACACACTGAAACAATCCTCCTCAAAATGGAGTGATGTTTAGCTCATCATTCTGTTAATGCAGTGGCACAGAATGAAGCCAGAGAGAAACTGGAAAGTGGAAGCCAACGCATCGTGGGATGttccccagcagcctcggcccaTAGCAGCATGACTAAATCGTGACGCGTCACCTTTTTGACCAGGTGGTAGTGGTTCAGTTTTGGGACCTTCTAAGAACCGGTGCTTCCAGTCAGTGACTGCAGACATAAATGTCTCTGCAGTGCATGTCTAAAtctcctttgtgtgtgtttctgaagaAAACCAGAGTGTAGGAAGTTTATCTTGATGTGATCTGGATAAACCAGAGTAAGCCCAATTATTTTGGAGTATCTTGTCAATGTGTTAAATGAAATGTGCCAGACTAGTGCCCCTCTGAATCCCACATTTACCTTTTTTTGTCCCACATACCAGCATTCCTGTTTGAACTGGTACTTCTGCAGTTGTGGCAAATCAGGAAAATAATGACCTGAACCAGCTCGTATTAAAAGTTCTGTTGTTCAGGACAGTTTCCCAATCAGCCTCCTGTGTTTgtaatgcatttattatttttttatgcaaagtGTGTGGAAGCATTTCATTCCACTGCTTGAAACAGGGCCAGGCTTAGATTCCCCTAGAGCACATTTGGAGCCCACATTTAATGTAGGCGGTGCATGGCTGAGCCTACGGGTCACTCTGCCATAAGAGACTTTAAGAATAATTTTAATAACAGCAAATTTCACTTTAATTATAGAACAATTTGTCTATTTGTGAAAAAGGACATTGTAATAATATAGCAGTACTTCTGGTTAAACTAcctaaattaatattaataaattatggGATTTAGCCAAACAGTAGTTTTGTTCAGAATTGACCCccttaaaaaaaaccttgaaaaaAAAGTTCCAACAACAGCCAACTTCACATTAGAAGAACTTTATTTAGGTCATATTCAGGCTGGTATGTCATGACGTCAACTAAACAGTCAAACTACTAATTaagacaaacattttagtttgtaATGTTTGTATAAACACTGTTTCCTGCACAACTTCTAATACTCTTCCCCTTCCTCTTCTCCCTCGCCCTCAATGGAGTCAACTCCCACCTCCTCATAATCCTTCTCCAAAGCTGCCATATCCTCTCTGGCCTCTGAGAACTCTCCCTCCTCCATACCTTCCCCTACATACCAGTGAACAAAGGCACGTTTAGCatacatcaaatcaaacttaTGGTCGAGCCGAGCCCAGGCCTCTGCAATAGCAGTGGTGTTGCTCAGCATGCACACAGCCCTTTGGACCTTGGCCAGGTCCCCCCCAGGAACTACGGTGGGTGGCTGGTAGTTGATGCCAACCTTAAAACCAGTGGGGCACCAGTCTACAAACTGGATGGAGCGCTTTGTTTTGATGGTGGCAATGGCAGCATTGACATCTTTGGGCACCACATCACCGCGGTACAGGAGGCAACAAGCCATGTACTTGCCATGGCGAGGGTCACATTTCACCATCTGATTGGCTGGCTCAAAGCAGGCGTTGGTGATCTCAGCCACAGAGAGCTGCTCATGGTATGCCTTTTCAGCGGAGATGACGGGGGCGTAGGTGGCCAGAGGGAAATGGATACGAGGATATGGCACCAAGTTGGTCTGGAACTCTGTCAGATCAACGTTGAGGGCACCATCAAAACGAAGAGAAGCAGTGATGGAGGACACGATCTGACTAATCAGCCTGTTCAGGTTGGTGTAGGTGGGACGCTCGATGTCGAGATTCCGGCGGCAGATGTCATAGATGGCCTCGTTGTCCACCATGAAGGCACAGTCAGAGTGCTCCAGGGTAGTGTGGGTGGTCAGGATGGAGTTGTAGGGCTCCACCACGGCAGTGGACACCTGGGGAGCCGGGTAGATGGAGAACTCTAGCTTGGACTTCTTGCCATAGTCCACAGAAAGACGCTCCATCAGCAGGGAGGTGAAACCAGAGCCGGTGCCTCCACCGAAGCTGTGGAAAACCAGGAATCCCTGAAGGCCGGTGCACTGATCAGCCTGAGAATAAAAAGACAGGTTGAGACTGAGCTTCCTCATCTACACCATTTTTTATAGATGAACAAAGTATATTTTGTTGTATAGAGATTATATATTCTAtattcttttaaactgtatAATTTTACTTGTGTTAAACTgtatacttatttatttttttgatccTCCGTGTGTCTGGTACATGTGCCAGAATTGACTAAGTTTTCTTGAACTCTTGAACTTAAATTCACCCACCAGTTTGCGGATCCTGTCCAGAACCAGGTCAATGATCTCTTTCCCGATGGTGTAGTGTCCGCGGGCGTAGTTGTTGGCTGCATCTTCTTTGCCAGTGATCAGCTGCTCAGGGTGGAACAGCTGACGGTAAGTCCCAGTGCGAACCTCGTCTAAAGAGACAGATTCAATCAGAAGTTGCAGATTGATTAAAATCAGATGAAAATAGCAGATGCCAATATTTAAAGTGGACTTGATTTAAATGGCATGATCATTTctactcattttctttttggatACCTTTGATTGGGTTTGCAGCCATCATAAATAGTTTGAATTGTTTTAGAACAAGGAAGGATTTGGGAGAAATGTTTTCTGATTGGTCAAAGACCCAGAAGTTTGGCCTTTAAGGGCAAAGGAGTGATGATGACTTGTGAAAGCACAGCCTGGAAGTTACTGCAGTTTGAAAAGGAATACTTTTGACAAACATCCAATTCATTGCCTGAtatccagctgcagtttgtcTTGCATTTCTGATTTCTTCTAGCTGTTTGGGGTTAGAATGAATTGCAGGTGAAAGCAAATGTTTCCTTGTATGAAAGACACCATGtttaaatgcggttttaattaaCAAGTGAACAAATTTTATCTGACATATCTGCCTTTTCATTGCTGAAATCAACTCACCATGAAAAGGTAGCACATGTTACAAAGAGATGTTATCTAGGGCTAACGGTGGCTAGCAATCACTCCCTTAGCTTAGCAAACAGGTGATGGTTGCTCAGAATCATCCGCCCCTCATTAAAGGATCATTCATGCTCCCATTACAATGCAAAAGTTACTGCCCCCATCCTTCCATGTGTCCTTTACATTGTCATGGCTTTTAGATTATACATCCACTAGAGCATTTGCCTTCAGTTTTAGAAACTGCAAACATGGTGACAGTGGACAAGATCATGATAACGTTAATTCTCAGAAAGGCATGAAAAGAGGCAGCCAAGTAGACCAGTagtggtctgtgcagccattaaatacagCACGGCTTCTCCTTGGTTCCTTTCGCTgggtttccagtggtactgctctgtttgctgcGTCAGGGGACACAGGAGCCCCAGTAACAGCCCAAATTACACATTTAAAGGACACAAGAGATGGACAGAAGGCTTTGTATCCCTCTTTAATGTACAGCCTAAAAGAGCCGTAGCTTAACTCTGTCCTGTTGGCCAATGTCCTCATTTGGTctaagcagcagcagctagccaCTGCCATCCCCTAGCGAGTCCTTTAACTGCCAGCTCTATCATTTGCTAGAGCAAATCTTTCAGCAACTATGATAAATCTCTGCCCGAGTCATCTTATAACTTGGTTTGGGTATgtaaaaccaaaataacaatTTAAGTGTTGTTACTATATTAACTGTTATCAGCAGCAACGTTTAAGCatttgtttgaaaaattggtTCTTTTTATTACTGCATTATTAAATGCAAAGAAACTTTATTCTCTTGCTTCTCTCAGAATGTAAATTAAGTCTctttcagcttcctcccacacCTGGTGCCAGCTTCTCGTTTCATCCATTCCTCATAGCACATGCTAAAAAGCTTTAACATTTTACCCTGCAATATTTAAGAGATGTAGGCTAcatttcagtggaaaaaaacTTCCACTTTTAAAATCCTTGCAGTCAAAAATGTGCATGCCAAATGTGGATACTCTGCCTAAAGCATTTGGCTATACTAGAAAATCTACAAACTATTATGGGATAGTTGCCAGGCTGCTGAAAAAACTCATGAGCGAGTTAGAGAATAATAAATCAAGTTGctcctgtattaaaaaaaaacacatttaccaaTGACAGTGGGCTCAAGGTCTACAAAAACTGCCCTTGGGACATGCTTTCCAGCCCCAGTCTCGCTGAAGAAGGTGTTAAAAGAGTCGTCTCCTCCGCCGATGGCTTTGTCACTAGGCATCTGTCCATCAGGCTGGATTCCATGTTCCAGGCAGTAAAGCTCCCAGCAGGCATTGCCAATCTGGACACCAGCTTGACCAACGTGGATGGAGATACACTCACGCTGGGAAAATAAAGCAAAGCTCTgactgttaaaaaagaaaaactagtcTTCCACTTGTGATGAAAGCAGttggtttaaatgaaaatgttattcAAAGCAACACACTGACCAAATAAGCTTTGTGCAGATTTTCTTTCCACTGCAAATATTTCTCCCTACTTAGAATGGAAAGCTTAACAATGAGATCTTatggttttaataaaaatgagtcATTACTTAAAGGAGCCCATGCATTCTGTGCTGCGACATCAAAATGCCTACTGCATAGGATTAGTATGGAGAGAAGGGATTATCTAGGTCAGACATGTTGCAGCATGCAGgcgctttaaaaaaaaaatagccacATTCAGAAGCCCCACTGAGACTGTGGCCTTTTACATTTAagctttatttgattttattatttctgttagaTTAAATAAACCACTACTGTCCTTATTTTATtaagcagtttttattttatttagcataAAAATTGCAAAGAAATGGATGCAATTAATTTATATGTTAAAGGGCTGAAAAAATATGTAGTACCAACGACTAATGAAGCAAGGAGAAACGCGTGGTCAGAGGGGAGCGTCTAATCTAAGCTGATTTTGAGTAAAGCACGAAGAGGATTAAGCGATGGGCGGTGCAGGAAAACACGTCTCTCTTCATCACGACGTAAATTTGCTTTGTGCAAACCTAATACATTTTCTATACAATTAAACGATGTATATTCTTAATAAGCTGTAAAATATAGGTCGCTGTGTCCTATATTTTACAGCTTATTAAGAATATAATAAGCACAACGTTGCAGAAATTTTGAAAAGAcgacctattttttttttttacaaattagaATTTTAGAATAATAATTAACCAAATAAAATGTTCGAAATAAGAAATATAGTCGCGCTTACCATGATTTCTTGTCGATATTATGTTATGTAATGAAACAAGGAGAATGTGCGTGCGCGATGTGCGGTGGCTGAAGCTGCTGTGACGCGCCGCGCTCTGCCTCCAGAACGAGGACAGGTGACGCGCGCAAATCAAAAAGCAGTCTGCCTCTGACGCAGTGACCAATCACGATCCACCAATCACAACCTGACATACCCTTCACCTGAGTGTGTCTCAGTCCACACaggaacacacaacacactgacctgcgtgtgtttatgttacccccaatcccaaaccgaaaacttgagcactcgccctgagcccctgatgactaaatgacatcacctgcatgaggagtcgagggtgacaggccacaagggctcgaaatgctttaaataggattgggacagcactttgagacctgcactgcaaggagagagacgccaaAACGAGAGGAttacaattctttaaaaaaaaaaaaaaaatgacagaagagaagTTGCTGCAGCGACGATTTGTCTGTaagtataaaacactgcagccatgatttattgtcatgaatGTCTGAAAGAATGTGGCTAATAACAACGTAATATCTCCATCAACAGGGTCTGAAGaccaaaccaaaaaattaatttgtctcaGGATAAAACATGAAGCGCTATTTACGGGCTTCCGCAACGCGTCCTTACAAGGATTTGAGTAAGTGTTGAGTTCTTGTAAtccatataaaagtaaatgggctgaaaacaaaagaaaaccagtgttgatgagcagcatttgtgtctgtgtgcgtatgtgtataGTGTTATCATTGCAGAAATGGGTCTGCAGAAGGTTGTGACCCCCAgccaggctgcaaagaaatgggaaaacttaaagaagaaatatag
This region of Melanotaenia boesemani isolate fMelBoe1 chromosome 13, fMelBoe1.pri, whole genome shotgun sequence genomic DNA includes:
- the LOC121651414 gene encoding tubulin alpha-1B chain-like; translated protein: MRECISIHVGQAGVQIGNACWELYCLEHGIQPDGQMPSDKAIGGGDDSFNTFFSETGAGKHVPRAVFVDLEPTVIDEVRTGTYRQLFHPEQLITGKEDAANNYARGHYTIGKEIIDLVLDRIRKLADQCTGLQGFLVFHSFGGGTGSGFTSLLMERLSVDYGKKSKLEFSIYPAPQVSTAVVEPYNSILTTHTTLEHSDCAFMVDNEAIYDICRRNLDIERPTYTNLNRLISQIVSSITASLRFDGALNVDLTEFQTNLVPYPRIHFPLATYAPVISAEKAYHEQLSVAEITNACFEPANQMVKCDPRHGKYMACCLLYRGDVVPKDVNAAIATIKTKRSIQFVDWCPTGFKVGINYQPPTVVPGGDLAKVQRAVCMLSNTTAIAEAWARLDHKFDLMYAKRAFVHWYVGEGMEEGEFSEAREDMAALEKDYEEVGVDSIEGEGEEEGEEY